One part of the Prunus persica cultivar Lovell chromosome G5, Prunus_persica_NCBIv2, whole genome shotgun sequence genome encodes these proteins:
- the LOC18776146 gene encoding protein INAPERTURATE POLLEN1 yields MLKAVGLFGRKKTTRQFKDFYAEWFNTLKNTLLPSLRSSMSESDSSLTRLSTQMEALHLHFQSYYDALDLAAQNDVAQLLCPTWRNPLEKPFLFLGDFHPYLFTNLLRSFLTQNDTDSDNENDGDSMVVQCDRGDRDRFDRPWHIATAWRRPSYNLMERVEQVERGLRLMVPALAARARDAQVGFLERVARNWAFGTHKAAVEEAMAEQNEEMVGVFVDANRLRKSVLVEIMGATSVFQGALFLEGLAQFLVGFRDPELLAQFELCKTPLSKQSKLLAI; encoded by the exons ATGCTCAAGGCAGTAG GTCTCTTTGGCCGGAAGAAGACAACTCGTCAATTCAAAGACTTCTACGCCGAATGGTTCAACACCCTCAAGAACACGCTCCTCCCTTCTCTCCGAAGCTCAATGTCCGAGTCAGACTCGTCCCTCACTCGGCTCTCGACTCAGATGGAAGCCCTCCACCTCCACTTCCAGTCCTACTACGACGCCCTCGACCTCGCCGCCCAGAACGACGTCGCTCAGCTCCTCTGCCCCACCTGGCGCAACCCTCTCGAGAAGCCCTTCCTCTTCCTCGGCGACTTCCATCCCTACCTCTTCACCAACCTCCTCCGCTCCTTCCTCACCCAAAACGACACCGACTCGGACAACGAAAACGACGGCGACAGCATGGTAGTTCAGTGCGACAGAGGAGACAGGGACCGCTTCGACCGGCCCTGGCACATCGCGACGGCGTGGAGGAGGCCGTCGTACAATTTGATGGAGAGGGTCGAGCAGGTGGAGCGCGGGCTGCGGCTTATGGTGCCGGCGCTGGCGGCGCGTGCTAGGGACGCGCAGGTCGGGTTCTTGGAGCGCGTGGCGAGGAATTGGGCTTTTGGGACCCACAAGGCGGCGGTGGAGGAGGCGATGGCGGAGCAGAATGAGGAGATGGTGGGGGTTTTTGTGGACGCCAATAGGCTGAGGAAGAGTGTTCTTGTGGAGATTATGGGTGCAACTAGCGTTTTCCAGGGTGCTCTGTTTCTTGAAGGGTTGGCCCAATTTCTTGTTGGGTTCAGAGATCCTGAACTGCTTGCTCAGTTTGAGCTCTGCAAGACGCCTCTCAGCAAGCAGAGTAAGTTGTTGGCGATTTGA
- the LOC109949335 gene encoding zinc finger MYM-type protein 1-like, producing MFPYVVNVLQMIVDDNPNDSSGEAYKLWREIQSFEFVFHLFVMKAILGMTNTLSLALQKKDQDIVSAMNLVKTCKENLQLMRDNEFEELVEQASSFCYKHDIIVPTMDEEYVIPGRSRRNAPMKTNYHRYRVEIFIHVIDGQLAELNDRFNEVSTELLTCLACLSPKNNFVAFDKRKLVRLAQFYPYDFSDRDLLMLEDQLGVYVHHMRSSSDFSQSEGISSLAKKMVEKGMHEIFPFVYLLLTLALVLPVATASVERAFSAMNIIKNPLRNRMGDQWLNDSLIVYIERDVFACIDNEIIMQRFQNMKTRRGQL from the coding sequence ATGTTCCCATATGTGGTGAATGTGCTTCAAATGATTGTTGATGATAATCCTAATGATAGTTCGGGTGAAGCCTATAAGTTATGGAGAGAAATAcaatcttttgagtttgtgtttcacTTATTTGTAATGAAAGCTATATTGGGAATGACAAACACTTTGTCTCTAGcattgcaaaagaaagatcaagacaTTGTGAGTGCAATGAATTTAGTGAAAACATGCAAGGAAAACCTGCAGTTGATGAGGGATAATGAGTTTGAAGAATTGGTTGAGCAAGCATCCTCGTTTTGTTACAAACATGATATTATAGTTCCTACCATGGATGAGGAATATGTAATTCCAGGGAGATCACGGCGTAATGCTCCAATGAAGACAAATTATCATCGTTATCGTGTGGAGATCTTTATTCATGTAATTGATGGGCAACTTGCGGAATTAAATGATCGCTTCAATGAGGTAAGTACTGAGTTACTTACTTGTTTGGCATGCTTGAGTCCAAAAAATAACTTTGTGGCTTTTGACAAACGAAAGCTAGTTCGTCTTGCTCAATTTTATCCTTATGATTTTTCGGATAGAGACTTATTGATGCTTGAAGATCAACTTGGTGTTTATGTTCATCATATGCGTTCGAGTAGTGATTTTTCTCAATCGGAAGGGATTAGTAGTCTTGCGAAAAAAATGGTGGAGAAAGGAATGCATgaaatatttccttttgtgtATTTGCTTCTTACATTGGCTTTGGTTTTACCGGTTGCAACTGCATCAGTGGAGAGGGCATTTTCCGCtatgaatattattaaaaatccaCTTCGCAACAGAATGGGAGATCAATGGTTGAATGATAGCTTGATTGTTTACATTGAGAGAGATGTTTTTGCTTGTATTGATAACGAAATTATAATGCAACGTTTTCAGAATATGAAAACTCGTCGTGGACAATTGTAA
- the LOC18777374 gene encoding probable trehalose-phosphate phosphatase F, whose product MELKTNHAASVLTDPPPISKSRLGLHSSLLPYSQQGASFSSGKYINIPRKKPGKLDDVRSNGWLDAMKSSSPPRKKLIKDFNFEVASDDVDNAYCSWMLKHPSALNSFERITNFARNKKIAIFLDYDGTLSPIVDDPDRAIMSNAMRSAVRNVAKHFPTAIISGRSRDKVYDLVGLTELYYAGSHGMDIMGPVTNTDSNDHPNCVKSTDQQGKEVNLFQPAREFIPMIDEVFRTLVENTKGIKGAKVENHKFCASVHYRNVDEKNWSTIAQSVHDILKDYPRLRLTHGRKVLEVRPVIDWNKGKAVEFLLESLGLNGRDDVLPIYIGDDRTDEDAFKFLKKNKKRGYGILVSPVPKETSAFYSLKDPSEVMEFLKSLVRWKEEEEEAN is encoded by the exons ATGGAGTTGAAGACAAATCATGCTGCTTCGGTCCTCACTGACCCTCCACCGATAAGTAAGTCAAGACTAGGCCTCCATTCTAGTTTGTTGCCATACTCACAGCAAGGAGCATCATTCTCCTCTGGCAAGTACATTAACATCCCAAGGAAAAAGCCAGGAAAGCTCGATGATGTTCGGTCCAATGGTTGGCTTGATGCCATGAAATCCTCTTCACCTCCCCGGAAGAAGCTCATTAAGGATTTCAATTTTGAGGTTGCTTCAGATGATGTTGATAATGCTTACTGCTCTTGGATG CTTAAGCATCCATCAGCACTGAATTCGTTCGAGCGGATTACAAATTTTGCAAGGAACAAGAAGATAGCAATATTtctagattatgatgggactCTTTCCCCGATAGTTGATGACCCTGACCGTGCAATAATGTCTAATGCT ATGCGTTCTGCTGTAAGAAACGTTGCGAAGCATTTTCCAACTGCTATTATTAGTGGAAGAAGCCGCGATAAG GTATATGATTTGGTAGGACTAACAGAACTTTACTATGCTGGTAGTCATGGAATGGACATAATGGGTCCTGTCACTAATACAGACTCCAATGACCATCCAAACTGTGTGAAATCTACTGACCAACAG GGTAAGGAGGTAAACCTCTTCCAGCCTGCTAGGGAGTTTATACCTATGATCGACGAGGTTTTTAGAACCCTCGTCGAGAATACTAAAGGGATCAAAGGTGCAAAAGTTGAAAATCACAAGTTTTGCGCCTCTGTACATTACCGTAATGTAGATGAGAAA AATTGGTCTACAATTGCACAAAGTGTTCATGATATTCTCAAAGACTACCCTCGTTTACGATTAACTCATGGGCGGAAG GTTTTAGAGGTCCGCCCTGTTATTGACTGGAACAAGGGAAAAGCAGTTGAATTTCTGCTTGAATCTCTTG GGCTAAATGGTAGGGATGATGTGCTCCCAATTTATATTGGTGATGATAGGACCGATGAAGATGCATTCAAG TTcttgaagaagaataagaagcgTGGTTATGGAATTCTGGTGTCGCCGGTTCCAAAAGAAACCAGTGCCTTCTACTCTCTCAAGGACCCATCAGAG GTCATGGAATTTCTCAAGTCCTTGGTGAGatggaaggaggaggaggaagaagccaATTAA
- the LOC18777376 gene encoding uncharacterized protein LOC18777376: MSVSLQSPPSSAVSSFQGTRLRFSNGSPASNLLFNFQRSFPVIRASALDTGSTTELDLVSSFSEIVPDTVIFDDFERFPPTAATVSSSLLLGICSLPDTIFRNAVDMALADSECNKHENSELRLSCFSNKALVNVGGYLAKLVPGRVSTEVDARLAYDTHGIIRKVHDLLKLYNEVNVPPERLLFKIPSTWQGIEASRLLESEGIQTHLTFVYSFAQAAAAAQAGASVIQIFVGRLRDWSRNHSGDPEIEAALKRGEDPGLALVTKAYNYIHKYGHKSKLMAAAVRNKQDLFSLLGVDYIIAPLKVLQSLKESITTPEEKYSFVRRLSPQSAAIYKFSEEELVKWDQLSFASAVGPAAVELLASGLDGYANQANRVEELFEKIWPPPNV; the protein is encoded by the exons ATGTCAGTCTCTTTGCAATCTCCGCCCTCTTCAGCTGTCTCGTCTTTCCAG GGAACAAGGCTGAGGTTTTCCAATGGATCTCCAGCTTCCAATCTGCTCTTCAACTTCCAGCGATCATTTCCTGTCATTCGGGCCTCCGCTCTCGACACCG GTTCAACCACAGAATTGGACCTCGTCTCTAGCTTCAGTGAGATCGTTCCAGACACCGTCATTTTCGATGACTTCGAGAG GTTTCCTCCAACCGCTGCTACAGTGAGCTCTTCCCTACTCTTGGGTATATGTAGCCTCCCTGACACCATATTTAGA AATGCTGTGGATATGGCATTGGCGGATTCAGAGTGTAATAAGCATGAAAACTCCGAATTGAGATTGTCATGTTTCAGTAACAAG GCTTTAGTGAATGTTGGTGGTTATTTGGCGAAACTAGTTCCTGGCCGAGTGTCTACTGAGGTGGATGCACGTCTTGCTTATGACACGCATGGCATTATCAGAAAG GTGCATGACTTGCTGAAGTTGTACAATGAAGTTAATGTTCCTCCTGAGCGTTTGTTGTTCAAAATTCCTTCAACTTGGCAA GGAATTGAAGCTTCAAGATTACTAGAATCTGAGGGCATACAGACGCATTTGACATTTGTGTACAG CTTTGCTCAAGCTGCAGCTGCAGCCCAAGCTGGCGCTTCTGTTATTCAGATTTTTGTTGGCCGTCTTAGG GATTGGTCTCGCAACCATTCTGGTGACCCTGAGATAGAAGCTGCTCTCAAGAGAGGGGAGGATCCTGGGTTAGCCTTG GTGACGAAGGCGTATAACTACATCCACAAATATGGACATAAATCAAAGTTAATGGCAGCAGCAGTTCGGAATAAGCAGGATTTGTTCAGTCTCTTGGG GGTTGACTACATCATTGCACCACTGAAGGTATTGCAGTCACTCAAAGAATCAATCACTACCCCCGAAGAGAAGTATTCTTTCGTCAGGAGGCTATCTCCACAATCTGCTGCCATCTACAAGTTCAGTGAAGAAGAG CTTGTCAAGTGGGACCAATTAAGCTTTGCATCAGCTGTGGGACCTGCAGCCGTGGAGCTTCTGGCCAGTGGACTAGATGGTTATGCTAATCAAGCAAATCGAGTTGAGGaattatttgagaaaatttGGCCACCTCCAAATGTATGA